The genomic segment TGTTGAGTCGGCCATCGAGACCATCGACGCTATCGTCGCGCAGAGCGCATTAAATCGTCACACCATCGAGGTCAAGGATCTCTTGGAGGGCATGTTGTATTCTCGACAGAGCTTTGGCCGCAGTGCATTGCTGCTTTCAGGGGGAGGAACCTTTGGCATGACACACATTGGCGTTCTGAAGGCCCTGTTTGAAcagcagctgctgccgcGCATCATATCTGGCGCCAGCGCAGGAAGCATCGTATGCGCTGTCATGTGCACCAAGACAGACGAAGAGATACCCGAACTTGTCAGAGACTTTCCATACGGCGATCTGGCAGTTTTTGAGTCAGAGGACAGCAACATTGGCGTCCTGGGTCACTTGAAGCGCCTCTTGACAGAAGGCAGCTGGTCCAACATTGAGAACCTCACCCGGGTGATGCGAAGTTTGACGGGAGACATGACATTTCAGGAAGCGTACAACCGGACTCGACGCATTCTCAACATTTGCGTGTCCACTGCGTCAATCTACGAATTACCCCGACTCCTCAACTACGTCACTGCGCCGAATGTCATGATTTGGTCTGCAGTGGCCGCATCTTGCTCCCTCCCGCTGGTGTACACCTCTTCGCCTCTGCTGGTCAAGGATCCCATCACTGGCGAACATCATCCCTGGACGCCAACTCCGCAGCGATTTATTGACGGATCCGTCGACAATGATTTGCCCATGACTCGCCTGGCAGAAATGTTTAATGTGAACCATTTCATCGTTTGCCAGGTTAATCCGCATGTTGTGCCGTTCCTGTCCAAGGACGACGTTCTTCCGCAGGACAACAAACCCACGGCTCCAAACACATCGCGCTCCAATGACGTTGACTGGACGTATACCCTTACATCGTTGGCAAGAGACGAGGCTCTGCATCGGCTGCAATTCATGGCTGAGCTGGGTATCTTCCCCAACTTGATGACCAAGTGCCGAACAATCCTGAGCCAGAAATACTCGGGTGACATCACCATCTTACCAGAAATTGCCATGAACGATTTGCCGAAGCTACTCACGAATCCTACGGTGGATTTCATGCTCCGATCATGCATCCTTGGCGAAAGGGCGACTTGGCCCCGGCTGAGTCGAATAAAAGACCGTTGTGCCATTGAGCTTGCGCTGGATCGGGCCGTCCATCACCTCCGCACCCGGGTCGTGTTTTCCGAGAGTCAGAGGAATCTACGCGAGATGAGCACAGAGATGGGTCGCATGCAGATAAACATGATGCCTACTATTGTCTCTCAGTCGCCCGCGCCGATTGCTGGCCACTCGGCAACTAGCGCAAACCAACCCCGGAGACGGCGTCGATCCGGCGGCAGCGTCCAAACACTACCCGATGGACGGATTGTGttggacatgggcatcaCAGACGATGAAACGGCAGCTGAAGAGCGCGATGAATTGTTATCGAGGTCGCAAGGCAACCATTCCCCGACTGCTCATCGCAAGCCGCGCCTCAAGAGATCCAGCAAGAGCCAGATCAATGTTCCACAACACAAAGGACTTGCGACAACAGCTACCACACACGATTTTCATGCGACTCCCGAATTCAACTTTTCGCGGCCGCCGAGCAAAGGAATGGACAACTCGAGCCCTATCCGTCCCAGCTCAAGCAGATACACGTACTCCCGGCCGCTGACACCTACCATGTGGTCCGAGCGGATGGGCAGGCTGTCTCGCGGGGAGGCGACGTCGCCAACGGATGACATTGAAACCAGCGAGCTGGATCACTCGAGCGACGCAGATGCCGAGCAAGCTACTGAGGAGAGCGACCCGGATCCATATGATGCTGTGGCCAGGAGCGTATCTGTGAAGAAGGGAAGACGATGAACACTGTTATTAGGGAAGGCGGAGGTTTGCCTAATGCTTTGCGAGATTTAGTGGTGCCATTTCGCGCAGGATGGGAAGATCTGGCGTACCTAGGATATTTAGACCTACACGGACATATTTATATACTGCATACTGCATGTATATTTAGTCTGCTTACTACAGCATGAGCATGGTTGGAGTTTAGAGCATTGCAATACAAGCCTATAATGTTACCAAATAAATGTCCAATTATTGATGCCGGTGGTCGAGCCAGCGAACAGACTATTTGTGGATCTGGGGTTGCAAAAGCGAAGTAATTGGCAGAAACTGGCTCTTAAATGAAAATAAGTTCACAGCGGATATACCTCGGCCGCGTGGCCTAATGGCTAAGGCGCTAGATTTCGGTTTTCGCTCTCCGAGCCCTCTAGAGATTCCAGGTTCGACTCCTGGCGTGGTCGATTTTTTTGTATGCAACGGCAATTTTCttttattcttttttttggtctAATGGTCATTTTTACGAGGCTACCAATGACTGGCTGACTGACTGCCTGGTTTGCATGTGAGCCGACTACTCCGTTGAAGGTCGTGTAAGCAGACTGTGGGTACGCTATTGgcttttatttttatttttccGGTGCGCTGTACTTGGTGTGTGTATCAAAATTTGTTGTTTTCTATTACCAATTTCACGATCTTAGTTTTATAGACACGTGATATATCAAGTTCTGGTTTTTTTGTGACTGttgtgaacattgaagctgtcaCTGATGATCCAACCTCGGGTTACGAATCGATGACAAGAGCAGCATCAGGATAAGCCACTTCATCTCTATTAAAAGGCACCAGATAAGATACCAAAAGAAGACATCGTGTCATCATTGAATTACTCTTGGCACTTACATATGGCACAATGACTCGATACCTGAGACTTTGTTGCTCCAGGCACTACCTTTATGCTTGACGATTGACCCATTTACCCATTTAGTCAGCCTCGCATAGAATTCGACCTAGAACTGTACCTGGGTAGTTGGAAGTAATTATCCGTCTTAGCACGTCTTACGGACCATCGGCGTGGCTGCTGACGCTTACACAtcgcaagaagaaatgaTATTAACCGACTTGCTAGCAGTGAGAGTGGATAGAGGGACAAGTTCAAAAATCACAGAATATGCCAGCCTGGTGATGCCCGTGAGACAATTGTTAAACATGCAGTCAAAGCTCGCTTCTCACAATGGTGT from the Pochonia chlamydosporia 170 chromosome 6, whole genome shotgun sequence genome contains:
- a CDS encoding patatin family phospholipase (similar to Neosartorya fischeri NRRL 181 XP_001267178.1), which gives rise to MADLLVTAHKAPGLHVTEAKTLPRAEIKLEKLSSQQASGRTLRKVVSRTLKDANDALLSWRDGLTAEERQRARLKEERKAVLSAHMKTAETYSQWKTAATELDTLEGNDKWKRDTASGEYDFLLIQERLRALDEARLSNDIRSMMHLIRTELSRDLGGMDSVDLYRHSHAGTKELIERYVESAIETIDAIVAQSALNRHTIEVKDLLEGMLYSRQSFGRSALLLSGGGTFGMTHIGVLKALFEQQLLPRIISGASAGSIVCAVMCTKTDEEIPELVRDFPYGDLAVFESEDSNIGVLGHLKRLLTEGSWSNIENLTRVMRSLTGDMTFQEAYNRTRRILNICVSTASIYELPRLLNYVTAPNVMIWSAVAASCSLPLVYTSSPLLVKDPITGEHHPWTPTPQRFIDGSVDNDLPMTRLAEMFNVNHFIVCQVNPHVVPFLSKDDVLPQDNKPTAPNTSRSNDVDWTYTLTSLARDEALHRLQFMAELGIFPNLMTKCRTILSQKYSGDITILPEIAMNDLPKLLTNPTVDFMLRSCILGERATWPRLSRIKDRCAIELALDRAVHHLRTRVVFSESQRNLREMSTEMGRMQINMMPTIVSQSPAPIAGHSATSANQPRRRRRSGGSVQTLPDGRIVLDMGITDDETAAEERDELLSRSQGNHSPTAHRKPRLKRSSKSQINVPQHKGLATTATTHDFHATPEFNFSRPPSKGMDNSSPIRPSSSRYTYSRPLTPTMWSERMGRLSRGEATSPTDDIETSELDHSSDADAEQATEESDPDPYDAVARSVSVKKGRR